One genomic window of Pempheris klunzingeri isolate RE-2024b chromosome 12, fPemKlu1.hap1, whole genome shotgun sequence includes the following:
- the LOC139210567 gene encoding uncharacterized protein: MPAFSPPAPLLCVLLCMSVALQRSDLRLAYVTHNSFFYYSCSQDPQPCSVSSLTDCRCKDIQLSTLHRPQSHSSPVFRMRRLTVWFTSPLNTARLLNNSEVRHLTLIHCGPGGSRGTASSSLEGHFAVQHLERLTVVNQLQRPVHRSPDPNRAKNSNADLDRDNGAHLGTNRYNRDRDTNLDLIEDMKRDLLDLSSSQVQDIFLGRELGAAYHEQARLGIIHSSVLEWGAVVKAYTVQTHIDNDGMLPFPDLHLPKLPETSVIYVSFVY; this comes from the coding sequence ATGCCTGCCTTCAGCCCTCCTGCCCCTctcctgtgtgtgctgctgtgcatGTCTGTGGCTCTCCAGCGCTCTGACCTGCGCCTGGCTTATGTGACCCACAACAGCTTTTTCTACTACTCCTGCAGCCAGGACCCGCAGCCCTGCAGTGTGTCATCACTCACAGACTGCAGATGCAAGGACATCCAGCTTTCCACGCTGCACCGCCCCCAGTCGCACTCGTCTCCCGTTTTCCGGATGCGACGTTTAACTGTTTGGTTCACTTCACCATTAAACACAGCTCGTCTGCTCAACAACTCGGAGGTGAGGCACCTCACCTTGATCCACTGTGGCCCTGGAGGATCCAGAGGGACGGCTTCTTCCTCCCTGGAGGGACATTTTGCCGTGCAGCACCTGGAGAGGCTGACGGTGGTGAACCAGCTGCAGAGGCCCGTTCACCGCAGTCCAGATCCAAACAGAGCCAAGAACTCAAACGCTGACCTAGACAGAGATAATGGTGCTCACCTAGGCACAAATAGATACAACAGGGACAGAGATACAAACCTGGACCTGATTGAGGACATGAAGAGAGATCTCTTGGATTTGTCCTCATCCCAGGTCCAAGACATCTTTCTGGGCAGGGAGCTGGGAGCAGCGTACCATGAACAGGCCAGACTGGGAATCATCCACAGCTCTGTGTTGGAGTGGGGAGCAGTGGTCAAAGCCTACACAGTCCAGACTCACATAGACAATGACGGCATGCTGCCCTTCCCTGACCTCCACCTGCCAAAATTACCAGAAACGTCTGTCATATATGTCAGCTTTGTGTACTGA
- the olig3 gene encoding oligodendrocyte transcription factor 3, with product MNSDSSPSSRASSPDMDGMFLRDHHSHHHHHHHHVGSSVSSSTQGSEQQRQKLTGGEHLRSGDPKSVESSRDSNKYKLKKQVTEEEMYHLRLKINGRERKRMHDLNLAMDGLREVMPYAHGPSVRKLSKIATLLLARNYILMLNSSLDEMKRLVGEIYGGQHSAFHCGTVAHGAGGHNGGPAAAAAAAAAAAAAAHQVHPLLGSALSSSTTSTLSSALPGLTSIRAPHPLMKGTTAAPPGLQLGSGFQHWAGLPCPCTICQVPPPPHIPITSTSLTRLTGESKDGMK from the coding sequence ATGAATTCAGACTCCAGCCCGAGCAGCAGAGCCTCTTCCCCGGACATGGACGGCATGTTTCTCCGTGACCACCACagccatcaccaccaccaccaccaccacgtcGGCTCCTCAGTGTCCTCGTCCACGCAGGGTAGCGAGCAGCAGCGCCAGAAGTTGACCGGCGGAGAGCACCTGCGGTCTGGAGACCCCAAGTCAGTCgaaagcagcagagacagcaACAAGTACAAGCTCAAGAAGCAAGTCACCGAGGAGGAAATGTACCACCTCCGTCTAAAGATTAACGGCCGGGAGCGGAAGCGCATGCACGACCTCAACCTGGCCATGGACGGCCTGCGCGAGGTGATGCCCTACGCGCACGGGCCCTCGGTGCGGAAGTTGTCCAAGATCGCCACGCTGCTTCTCGCCAGGAACTACATCCTGATGCTCAACAGCTCCTTGGACGAGATGAAGCGGCTGGTGGGGGAGATTTACGGAGGGCAGCACTCGGCTTTCCACTGCGGCACCGTGGCGCACGGCGCGGGCGGACACAACGGGGGTCCCGCCGCTGCAGCCGCTGCCgcagccgccgccgccgccgctgcgCACCAGGTGCACCCTCTCCTCGGCAGCGCACTGTCTTCCTCCACGACCTCCACTCTGTCCAGCGCGCTGCCGGGGCTCACGTCTATCCGAGCGCCCCACCCACTGATGAAGGGCACCACGGCGGCGCCCCCGGGCCTGCAGCTGGGCTCCGGCTTCCAGCACTGGGCCGGACTGCCTTGTCCCTGCACCATCTGCCAGGTGCCTCCTCCTCCGCACATCcccatcacctccaccagccTCACGAGACTCACAGGGGAGAGCAAGGACGGGATGAAATGA